The Ovis aries strain OAR_USU_Benz2616 breed Rambouillet chromosome X, ARS-UI_Ramb_v3.0, whole genome shotgun sequence genomic sequence gtccatggggtcacaaagagttggacaggactgagtgactaacacattacaatagttaggacatggaagcaacttagatgtccatctatatatgaatggataaagaggttgtagtacatatatattaatacaatagaatattattcagccattaaaaggagtgcatttgagtaagtttaatgaggtggatgaacctagagcttattatacagagtgaagttagaaagacaaagacaagtattgtatattaatgcatatatatggaatctagacagatcatcaaaccagtcaatccttaaggaaataaactctgaatactcattggaagaactggtgctgaagctccaatatttggccatctgatatgaacagctgactcactggaaaagactctgatgctgggaaagattgaaggcagaatgagaagagggtgacagaggatgagatagttggatggcatcaccaattcaatggacatcaaacttgggcaagctctgggagatggtgagggccagggaggcctgatgtgctgcagtccatggggtcacaaagaggtggacacgacttgACAGCTGAACAACAGACAGATGATACTgattaacctatttgcagggcagcaggagagacacagacatagagaacagacttatgggcacagcaggggaagaagagggtgggatgaattgagagagtagcatggaaacctATAgaatactatatgtaaaatagccaccgggaatttgctgtatgacgcagGGAGGTTAAATCAGTGCTCTCTGACAAcatagagggtgggatggggtgggaggtgggagggaagttcaggaggGAGGTGACATATgaatacctatggccaattcatgttgatgtatgccagaaacaaacacaatattgtaaagcaattttcctccaattaaaaataacctccaattaaaataaataaatttatatttttaaaaaggataatacaTTAAATACTCATAACCTACCCAACATCATTGCTTAGACTAACCTGCCCTAAAGGTGCTCAGAACATATTTATTAGCCTGGaggtgtgaaagtcactcagttgtgtctgcctatttgtgaccccatggactatgcagtccgtgAAATTTTtcagaccagaatactagagtgggcagctgttcccttctccagggatcttccaaacccagggattgaactcaggtctccaatattgcaggtggattctttataagCTGAGCCATCAAAGAAGCTGAAGAATACagaagtggatagcctatcccttctccagtggaccttccaAACTCCAGAATtggactcaggtctcctgcattgcagatggattcctcaccagctgagctactagggaagctcaTTTATTAGCCTACGtctgggcaaaatcatctaacacaaaacTTCTTATAATAAAATGTTCAATATCTTATGTAATTTACTGAGAACtgtacagaaagtgaaaaacagaatggttgaATGGGTATAGAATGATTGGAAGTGTACCAGTGTCAGGTGTTTACTTTGTGATCACTCAGTTGACTGGGAGATGAAGCTCTCTGCTGCTGTCCAGCATCATGAGAAAGTATCCTACCACATATCGCTGGCCAGCGGAAACATGAAAATTCAAAAGCTTGTAGCTGTGTATTTTTCCACCAGCAGGGTTTATCTGTGTGACTACATGCTCACTGAGGTGTATCTGGACTTTGCTAGAATTATGATTTTGCCAGGGAAACAATACAAAGTGAGAGAGGGGCAGGAGAGTGGAGGGTATATGTCAGTGAGTGATTATAAGGACTGAGCATGCCATTTGATCTAGGGAAGGAGTGGACAGAAAACAGTAACGGACAGACAGATGGTGAAATCTGGTAAGACCAATGGACTAGAGATTCTGGTGAGGTTAAAGGATAGTGGGGTCTGGGTACCAAAGGGAATGAACTTGAAAAAGAGGAGGTGTATCAGAATGATCATTCTTGAGTTCACCAGGAATTAAGACAGGATAATTACTGTTGGGAGTGACCTAGTGCAGTAGCTAAAATCCTTGAGAAATAAAGGAGAAGGGAACTGAAGTTTGCTTGATGATGACAATGCAGGCTAGTTGGTGACATAAGCTGTGGGATGTGTGAGAGGAATGCTCTAAAGGCAGCAATGAGAAACATTAACGTTTCTCATAATAACTGAAGTTTTTAACACCCAGTTACTGGGGTGAGGTCTTGAGTAGAAGACAGATAGTGGACTCAGGCCAGCAAGGCTAAAGCGGTGGAAGGGGCGAGGAGGTGGGTCTAGGATTCCTTGGCCAATCGGAGAGAACTGGGGCGGAGCCTGACACGCACCATATAACTGAGGGGTTCCACGCAGGAAGGCTAACCTCGTCCAGAGTGCTAAGCGGTGTCAGTGCAGCCGTCTACCTTTCTCTGGTCTTCAAGCCTTCTGGTGAGGATGTGCGGCCCCTCCGGAGCCTGAGGACTATGGGGACAGGAGGGCATGGCGGCCGCGGGGCTGGCGAATCGGGCCTGCAGGAATTGGAGGGGCGGACATTAGGACGGGCGATTGTAGTGGCGCCTCCTGGGGAGTCCACGCCTTTGTCTTCGCAGCGCCGCCTTCTGAGCGGGATTCAGATCCTTCTAGGGATGGTCCCTGGCAGGTTCAAGGCGGGAGCCCCAGGAGCGGCTGTCCACTGCAGCTGTAGGTCCGAGGCTGAGGGGATGAGGAGTTTGGGACTCGGAATGGGCTCTCTGGGACTGGCGCTTCGCTCCCTCCCCTCCTGTGACTGCTAGGTTGGAGTGGGCTCCCAACAGTGatgatagttattttaaaatgtaagcaaaTTGCTGCTAACAACGTGGCTTATGAGGCGACCCctgttactttttatttaaagtccCTGTTTCCCCACCTCTGGAGATTGGCAGCCGAGCGCTTGTCCAGGAGGGTCCTAGGGTGACCACGACGGAGGGGAGGCATATTCGGGATGTCTGGCTGCTTGGGGGCCTCTCCATTCTCGTCTGAGCACTAGAAGTGTTTCATTCCACCGGGGTGAGACCATACACGCACAGGAGAGCTCTGCTTTTTGGATTCAGAGGTCTCCTATTGTCTTCTCTGGACAAACCCAGAATGATCACTGGGCACCTCACCTCCTAGCttcatctcctcctctctcctcttgaTGAGAAAACATGGTGAAATAAAATCAGCTCTGTTTGGTTTACCCCATTCTGTGGCATTTCCTGGTTTGATCATAATTAGCCGTTCCATCTTACAGCATTTATAAACCAGTCCCACAAGGAGCTATTGTGAGACATGTAATTAGTTTTGACTGGATTTAATCCCTCCTCTTATTGTAGCCCCTTAGTCTCTTGTCTTTGGGCAGATGAAATAGGAAGAAACTAGTCCAATTCATGCTACTTTTGTGTGCTGGTCCCTAACTCCCCAATAAAAATGCCCCCCTTTCAAAGTAATTGAATACAAAGTGAAGGTACTCAAATAGTGCTATCTCCTGTTACAAATTCATTATTTGGTTAAACCCAgtccttattttttcttctgtcccTATCTGTACATGTGTTTCTATCACCTCCATTTTACCTTTGCTGTGATTTTAAGAGTCAGACATATTGGCTCCTGGCTTCTAGAACATCTTTGTTTCTAGTGCACTTGATTCAATGGCATTTACTGTCTTCAGAAATGGGATAATAATGCGGAATAAAGTTCTAATAAAAACATGACTCTTCTAAGATCTGTTGCTGTTCGCCTTTTGAAAATCAGCAGGTAAAATACATATTGACATTAAATGTGAGAATTTTGGCTCTTATTCCTTAGTATGATAATTGTTCTACCAGGTAAGttttttaggtgtttttttttttttttttccagtcttctcATCAAGATGAGTGATAAGCCAGACTTGTCTGAAGTGGAGAAGTTTGACAAGTCCAAACTGAAGAAAACtaatactaaagaaaaaaacactcttCCCTCAAAGGAAAGTAAGTCATGGGGACTTTCTATTTGAGACAAACAATGGTGAAAATTAATAGGTTTGGTGAATGCATGCTTCTAGTAAATTTTGCCACACAGTAAACAATAGGGTACCAATTATTTAATGTAACattgtgttagttgttcagttgtgactgactctttgtaaccccatgcactgtagctcaaTAGGCTTCCCTATCGgaggacttctccaggcaagaatactggagtgggtatcttcccaacccagggatcaaacccatgcttactgcactgcagatggattctttaccttctaagccacaagggaagcccaatgtaaaattagaaaataacaaaTTGTTGCCTTTTTACTTGCTTATATAAGTAGTCCTTGCAAAATTGGCCTTAGTAGTATTGAGGGAATACAACAACTGATTTTTGTTGGAACATTCTTAAAAACCACATTAAGACCAATCTTAGAATATTGGACAtaatattagaaatataagagTTTTGTCCAATTTTGgctatttgtcatttttctgtcTAGTGTTTTAGGACTTTTATCTCATCCCTAATGAGCCATGCAAACTATGGCTTTGGCCTTCTCTACCTGACGACAGGATGCGGTGAGATGATCAGTTTAGATATTGGGTATACTCAGGTTTCCCAGGGATCAAGGGATCAATTTGGCTCTCCCCACTTGCAGGCTGCTGGAGAAACTCCAAGCCAAGGGAAACATTTTGTCATGTATCGTTATCTAAAAGTTCCAAAGGTAGTCAAGATTGTCTGAGAAGGCATATCTTCCTAATCATATAGTGATAGATAAATCTGAAGAAAATGCTTCGCTTGCCCCTCAGTCTCAGAGTAATCTATGGAAAAAATGGCAACAGCATATATCTACCTCTCAAATGGGGAGAAAGAAACCTACAGTTGAGTCTAACAAGTGTTTGGTTCAttactttgcacacacacacacacacacacacacacacagacacacacacacccctgactGGGGATTTGTGGTTAGTGCCTTGGCATTCTAAATTTAAAGAAGGTATGGcagcctccttggtggctcagatagtaaagaatctgtctgcaatgcgggagactcagatTTGGTCCCttacttgggaagatcccctggagaaggaaatggcaatccactccagtattcttgcctgggaaatcccatggacagaagagcctggagagctacaggtcatggaattgcagagttgaacaccactgagcgactaacactttctttcttatGGCAGCCTCCAATGATTTGGCAAAGGGCTCTTTTGGAAGAAATTGAACTTAATCTTAGGAAAGTACcctcataataattttttttgtgtttggtttttacCCAGCTATCCAGCAGGAGAAAGAGTGTGCTCAAACTTCATAAAATGGAGACCTCCTTGCAAGAGCAAATTTCAGCATCGCTTGAGTGTCTTGCTTTTGGCAAAACTTTGTAGAGATTTTAGGTATCTTCTATTGTCTTCTCACCCATAACCCTTGGCTAAGAGGTCAGCGATAGCCAATGTCCCTCATCTGAAAACTTCTATTGGTGCATAAATTCCAGCAGGGAGATGCTGTCAATAATCTCACAACTgatgatatttgtgtgtgtagtCTTTGCTTCCCCATAGGATAACTTTCTACAATGATTCCTTCTATTGCTTTATTATCCTTAAGTTTCATGGCTTTGCATCTTCTcacaatttattttcatttctaatgaagcagtaaaataataaacataaccAATATGTTTATCATGGACTCCTGCGGTTCATTTCTGGTGGTCTTCTAAGGAATGAAATTATACAAGGGTACTTTTAAGCCAAATACAATGAGTGCAGGAAAGCTATTTTAGCAGATTTGGCACATGGGAAAGGCCCTCCTCTCTCCAGATCAAGTGGGTCCTGACTTGGGGATTGTGTGGCTGATACACACTGACTTCATTTTGCCAGTTCCATCTTTGTCCACACAGTCcaaacctccccccaccccaaaccttTTCACATGATTGAGCTTTAGCCTAATTTACAAGAAGTGAGTCCAAGCCAGATGAGTACCCTATCAACCTTTGCCTTTGCCTTCATCTGATATGAAACCTGCAAGAGTGTTTTTTGCTGACATAGATGGTTAATGGTCATGACACCCCTGAGGGGAGGAACCCTGATTCCAGTTGGTACACATGTGCTTCTCTCTTGGTAGTCAGATTCTACTTTTAACTTTGGCCCCTTTAGATTCTCTGGTACCCTTTGTGGCAGTCAGTGTGCAGTGCAGCTGCAAATGTCTCTGGATTATCTGTCAACTCTGTCCTTGTGCCTTATGTTAGTTACCCACAGTGAACTTCATAATTGCACTTTATGGCATTGCTCACTTCGTTCTTTTGGCCTCAAAGATCCTTCTCAGTTTGTAGGATATTATTCAATATGTGTGCCTCCCAACAGGAATGCTAAGTGCTTTTCCTGAAAGTTGGAATCCTAGAGATAGAGAACCTTGGGAGAAGAGGTCACGTGGAGTAGCCCCCTTGTCGCACAAATGAGGAAGTGAAAACACAGGGCCTGATTTGATCTTCTAAGGTGTATAAGGACTGGAATTTTAGATGGGactcttcttgctttttcgaaAGTGCTTTTCAACTAAAGTCAGGGGACATGAAAGGGTAGAgttggatgggaagggagaagagaCACTTGCTAACACCTGCTTTACTAAGCACATCACACCTTTCATTGGGCCTCAGCTCAGACATCTAATACCTGCTAATGAGCTGCAACACAGAACTTCTGGTCTGGTTTTTGTCCTGAACAGAATTCACTGTTTTATGAACCAAGTATTTTTGGTGTTTCTGCTGAGCACAGTTGCTATGAACTGAATTCTGAATTATCTCCCCTCCAAAAAAGTAATATATTGAAGCCCTGACCccatatcaataaactcagacatgcagatgacaccacccttatggcagaaagtgaagaggaactaaaaagcctcttgatgaaagtgaaagagtagagtgaaaaaggtggcttaaaactcaacattcagaa encodes the following:
- the TMSB15B gene encoding thymosin beta-15B: MSDKPDLSEVEKFDKSKLKKTNTKEKNTLPSKETIQQEKECAQTS